One window from the genome of Bacillus tianshenii encodes:
- a CDS encoding ImmA/IrrE family metallo-endopeptidase → MQYTYFPTLLEEWVTKLYKTIGINHPEDLDETYICRKLNIYLKYKNMESHYLVTGRYQEITINAALPLHQKREAFYHELCHILRHTGNQITMPDMLRVLQERDARHFVRYAALPYHLIVNYDIYATDATVHLSNVFGVTEELCQERIDKIKTNRKVKVVREGFNEYRFSNIVPRR, encoded by the coding sequence ATGCAATACACCTACTTCCCTACCCTACTCGAAGAATGGGTAACAAAGCTCTATAAAACAATTGGCATCAATCACCCCGAAGATTTAGATGAAACGTACATTTGTCGAAAATTGAACATCTACCTGAAATACAAGAACATGGAGTCTCACTACTTAGTTACCGGCCGGTATCAAGAAATTACGATTAACGCTGCACTTCCGCTTCATCAGAAGCGTGAAGCCTTCTATCATGAGCTTTGTCACATCCTCAGACACACTGGGAACCAAATTACTATGCCTGACATGTTAAGGGTCCTGCAAGAACGTGACGCCAGGCATTTTGTCCGTTATGCAGCCCTCCCCTATCATTTGATTGTTAATTATGATATCTATGCAACGGATGCAACTGTTCATTTGTCAAATGTATTCGGCGTTACGGAAGAGCTGTGCCAGGAACGAATTGATAAGATTAAGACGAATCGAAAAGTGAAGGTTGTCCGTGAAGGATTCAATGAATATCGGTTTTCTAACATTGTACCAAGACGATAA